The genomic DNA CAACGGGGCAACTCCAGATTCTTACCTAGATGCTGTTTGGTACGACAAGAAACAAGGCACATTGTGTCCAAGGGAGTCCTATCTCCAAGGTTAGCCATGAAGCCCAACGTCCCAGTGCGTTCGCAGTCTAGCACCTATTATCTACATATTATCAAGCTCAGGTGTAGGTCGCAACTTGCTACACTGCGTTCTGCTCCCGAAAGCCAGTCTGTTGATTCATGACTATGCTGAAGGTGTTCATAGGTCTCGATGTGCCGAGCGTTTGGATGTGCATCATGATCAGGGCAAGAGGTGTCAAGCCAGGTCTATCACAGTAGCACATATACCCCGGCCCGGCACTTGCTGGATGGCTGCATGAGTAGAATCAACACATTTACCCACACAATGACGAATAGACCGCCCGTAATCGGCCTCCGTGTCTAGCGTACCGGTGCGCGTGGGAGAAGCGGATGGGGCAGCGGGCGTCAAGGGAGTCTAGAAAGCTTTTCGCCATTTCCGACCTGCATATGTCGGGCGCGGGGACAACGGCCATGACACCATGATGGCCGAAGCTCCGTTGCAGTCCCATCGACAGCGCGCAAGGTTCAATCATGAAGATCAGCAAGCGGTAGCATGTTGTTGGACGACACGTTCTTTGCCCCGATGGAGGCGGAACACTCGCTGTGCCCAGCGTGCCGCTCCCTCAAGTCCTGGTCAACCTTTCCCGCTTGGCTGGTGCTAGTGCCGTCCATGCCGCTGGGTTGTGTATGCGGTGCTGTCATTGTTTCTGTGCCTGGCCAGGCTGATGGGATGTGTCATGTTGATGAAGGCTGACGGGATGAGTGAAAAACCTTGTTTCGTTGATTCTTCACTGGTCGGTCGTCAGCTATAGCTGTCGATATAGCCCAATTAGGAGACCTCTGAGCTGAGCCCCCCGAAAGATGACAGATTCTGCAACTGTGGGCTCTGCAGCCGCAGAGGCAGGCGAACCCGGAATGAGCAAAGATATCCTTGACGGCGGGTATATTGCTTGTGTGATAAGGTACGGAGTACAGGGCCTTCGTTCAGCTGCGGGGCTGGGCATTGTCGATCAACAACGAATGCCTTTTCAGTCGCAGAGACTAAAGGACAAGACCCATCCGATGGCCCGCCCACGTTGCATTGGGGTCGAGGCCAACCGTGTTTACGGGACTGTGATGTGCATATGTCGTTGCTACGCCGTGTGGCCGTGGACTTAGTCGCGACCTGCATGCCGGCCCGGTCTCGAGGTCGATCGGCTTTGGGGTGGTGGATGATTCGGGAGACAACGTTGTGAACGACGACAGCGTGAGAAATTATCTGCATCCAATTCGTTTCCCCGCGGAGCTGTGATTCGCAGACCAACGACCGGCCGTCAGTCGACTTGCCttctcaacgccgccaccacgAGGAAGGGAGGcggagagagggggggggatgacgTCCGTCCACTTGGCTGACTGATGCGAGGTGAGGAAGAACATGCAGGACGAAGGAGCTGGGAGACGGAGACTCCGGTCAATTGGTGATAAATTAATATGGCAGTCACGATTCACAGACCGGACCTGGCTCGGCACTATGAAAAATGGCGCACGGTTCAATGATTGACCAAAGTCAAGAACCTTGACCAGGGTCATCGTTCTTTCCCTCGGTCCTTCCCTCATGAGGTAGGCCCGGGAAGCGTTTCTGGAAGTCGTATCGCTGCTGCCATCTGCTTGGGCAGACTCGATCCTCTCCTCGTCAACGCTGCTCTTCCTTCCTATTTAGTCTCATCTATCTGTGTTCTCTTATATATCCACCCTGCTTCCGCAAGCCTCCCGGCGTCCGAACCGGAAGGTGATCCGGTGCGAGAGTACAGGGTCCTCCTCGCTTGTCACCATCAGGTAGCTAGCTACTTACTGTGTAAGTAAGTTTGACACAGTCCCTATTTCGTTGCACTCCAAGTAGATTGCTTCACTTCCACAACCTTGGCGTGATATGGTTCGGGCAAGAAACGGTTCGCAATGCCGTCCCACGTCGAGTTGTGGCATTCAAAACAGTCTGCCGGACACAGGATTACCTTGAGGCTGTGACCATCTTCACACCAGAGTAGGCGATGCAACGTTGTCAACATGGCATTCCGCCTCTCTCAACTTGTCCGGTGTCTTTCTTGGTTGCTGGCTTGTCGGTCGTCCCGACTGCCAATGCTTCGTCGCATCGCGTGGGGGGGCGATGGTGTGGACAAAGGAGGTCCAGACGTACAACCACCCAAAGCAAGCTAGCGGGTGCCTGGCGCTCCAAATCGTTAGTAGGGTATCACACACTGTGGCTTTCCATGCAATcccgcggcggccatggtAGTTTTTGGGACCAGCCATTGGGGGCCAGCCACAAGTTGGCTAGTTCCCTCAGCCTGCGCCAGCTGATCGTCCCGCTACAGAAACGGCCAGAAACTCAAAAGAAGCACCGCTGCAGAACCCACTGGCTGGATTGGTCCTCGTGCTGCCAAGCGCTGTCGACATTGCAAACAGACGAGAGGCGCATCAGCTTGAAGCGCAACCAGCGCTGtcacgacgccgaggcccaggtcGGTTCGTGAGGTGGTTTGCCGCATCTAACAGCAGTCATCCTGTCCGTGGATGCCTCCCGTCAACTCGAAGACTGACATCTCACTGCCATGACAGCCGGCACCCGACCCGGTCTCATGTCAAAACCTACCTACCCATGGATACAGCACGGCAGCAAAGCGGTATCCCGCCGTCCAAATTTCCTCTCAGTGTGCGTCTTGACCGATGTCGACCGAATGCGGGGCCGACACATGGCTGCCGATGAGGCGCGAGGGAGGGGACGGCGACAGCGCCATGCTGAGAGGTCTGGCTTGTCATAGCTCCGCTGCACTAAGCCAAAAGCAACCAGACGGCACTGTGTGTCGATAACGAGACAGGCGACAACCAACATGCCTGCTTTGTTCCCTGGTCCCCAGCTTTTCCTTAGAAGGATGAGGGCGGGGAGAAGAACCACCGGACCGGTGCTGGGCACGGAGGAGGCCTGAATCCTTGTCTTACACCCCGTTGTGTCATTCGACCATGCCGGCCTTCCCTTGCTTCGGCATGCTGAGAGCGGCACAGCCCTTGCTCAGAGTTGGTCCTTGTGCTCCTCTTTGCCTGGATAGCCATGGCAAGGACGCCATCTTGCTTCGGCTGCCACCCACTCAATCCGATGGCAGAAGCTAGTTTTTCTTGTTGATCATCCCGCGAGCCCAAAATTGCacgtcccccccccatccttCTCGGTCATTCCTCTAATTGTCTGCTCCTTCACGGCCTCACCCATCATATGTTGTTGGGCTTCATCCTCAAACTCTGGATATCGATTCCTTGGGGGGTAAAAAGGACATGATCCCAACGTATCCAACTCATATTGCCTAGACGGGCTTGACGATAGTTAACTCCGGTTGATGGAGACGCGCCTTCGCGCGGCCAGTCatcccccgccgccggggacgcCCATGCAAATCGCAAAGACGAACTGGTGACTCGGCGCACCTCGAAAGAACCACCAGTCGGGCTCCGCCTTATCATCGACGACATGCTATCAACTACTCTAGTCGCCTCAGTGtttgccggcctcgtcggcgcgcaGAGCCGATCCGCCATGGCTCTCACTCCTTCCAGTGACTGGTATGTGCCGTCTCCCCGAGCTCCcgcttgcgcttcttttCAGGAACTAAACCGCCTCAAGGTACGGTGTCGATGGGAACTGGTCGACGATTGAACTCCAGGTCGGCACGCCTGGACAGTCTGTCAATGTCCTCGCGAGTACGTCTTTGTCTGAACTTTGGGTCATTGGGCCCGGTGGCTGCCTTGGAAGTAAGTTTGCTTTTACGAGCTTTTGGTGGCATTTACGTGCCGATCTGCGCCGCACCCAGAATGCTCTCGGCTAACACACAACAAGATGAATCTATCTGCAACGCCCGAGGCAACGTTTTCACGATTGCCCAGTCTAAATCCTGGAAGCCTCTGGGCGCATGGCAGCTTGGCCTTGATTACCTTGGCTATGGCGGAAATGGCGATTACGGCCTGGACAAGCTGTCATCCACATTGTTGACGGGCAGCACAATGCGTATGGACAACATGATCACCGCATCAATCAACAGTACCAATTTTTACCTGGGATACCTCGGGCTTGGCATCACCAAAGGAAGCTTTGGCAACTCGGTCGCCGATTCACCCCTCACACAAGCGGTCAAAAATTATGGTTGGATTCCCAGTTACAGCTACGGTTACACTGCTGGTGCATACTACAGTAAGTGCGAAGGTCGTTCTCATCCAGTATCCGATCTAACTACATACAGTGGGTGCTTCTGGTACGCCTTGTTCAGTGACACTAGGAGGTTACGATGCGAGCCGATTTGTGCCGCATAATGTCAACTTCACTCTGGACCCCAGCGATGGGCTTCCTAACGCTCTTGTTCGTGGCATCGAAGTGTCGGCCGGTCAAGACAAGGCGCTGCACGCTGGTTGGAACACCACCACGAGGATTTTGTCCAACATGTCAACCTCGTTCAGTGCCACGATCGATAGCTCAACACCCTATCTTTGGCTGCCGGACGCCGTTTGCAACCAGTTCGCAGAAGCCTTCAACCTGACGTACAATAGAACGTTCAACCTCTATACTGTCACCAACGAACAGTATGCCGACTTCAAGTCCGGCTTGTCATCTTACTCATTCACCTTCTCTTTTACCAGCCATGACAACAGCAACGATTCTGGTCATCCCCTCACAGTTCCCGGCGTTGtcaacatcaccatcaccgcgGCAGCCTTCGCCCAAGTCCTGCGGTACCCCTTCCAAGGCGAGACGATCGGATTGGGCGAACCACCTGTTCCCTACTTCCCACTACGAAGATCATCTAACTTGACGGACACGTTCATCATTGGGAGATCATTCCTCCAGGAAGCATACCTGATCACCAAGTATGACACTGGCGTCTTTTCTCTCCACCAAGCACTCTTCCCAGATGAGCCGCTGCAGTCTCTGAAGCTGAAGAACATTGCACAACCAAACGACAGCCCTTTAGCACGACCGCCTGCTCAGGTGAACTCGCAAGGTGgtctctcggcggcggagatggGCGGTGTTGCGGCGGGGGTTGTCGCGGCATGCATGATCATATTCGCTTGCTGGTACTTTAACCACCGCCGAAAGAAGGTGAGGACCACAACCAGAGTATTGGAGGATGGAAAGgacgccgcctcgtcgactACACCCGACCTACCAAGGAGCCCCGTGGCCAAGATGTTCACCAAAATACTGGGCAGAAAGAAGACCAAAAAAGCATCTGCAAACGAGGCCATGGGAAGCACTTTACAACCTGCAGAAATAGCGGCTGACGCTAACCAAGCCGTGTACGAACTGCCAGTGCCTGTAGCCCCAGTCGAGCTgaatggcgacgacggtAAGTCGGTTCTCGAGCACAACACAGTGTTGGGGACAGACGATACTCAAAACATCGACACATACGAACTGGCCAGGAGAAACGTGGAAATTCAGCTTCGAGGCCCTTTGCCGGCATACACCCCTCCTGAAAACCCCTCAGATTTCCCGCCCACAGAGAAAGCGATACGAGATATGAGTCCTGCAGTAACCTCTTCGCCTGGTGAAATTGGGCCCGTGCCGTCTTCGTTGCCGGCGTCTCCATCTTCCCCGTCGTCTCCCGTATCCTGCGACAAGTCGTCGTCAACCCATGGTTCATTACCGTCGCCAATGAGCTCCCGCGCAGGGGAATGGTCAAACCGCATGTCGGATCTCTCGTCCCCGTCGATGGAGGCCACGTCGTACCACTCGCATACTTTCACGGTCAGCAATGCCGGAAACACCGTTCCGCAGCCTACCCCTCCCGAGAGCGAGACCTtgacgtcgagctcgccaaACTTCTCAAACACATCGCCGTCCATTCTTTATCCTGCCCTTCCCGcctctcctcttccgacTCACCAAAGGACACTAATCGATTCTTCCAATGTGGTCTGCCTGGGCCCCTTGCCGGAGCACATCTCCATTCCAGGGCCCCGGACGATTCCCGCCCCACTGACGTACCGTCaaggcagcagcaacatggACGTCGTTGTTCCCCAGGTTCTGGACGCGAGTCGAGTTTCAACCGACACCCTGGGAAGCAACTGGACCGAGTTCGAAGAGGAGCTGATGGCGCAAGAGCTGACAGGGCAAGTGACTCTCCAAGAGAGCATCAGAAGTCGCGAAGAGGAGTCGGACTCCTTAAGAA from Colletotrichum higginsianum IMI 349063 chromosome 3, whole genome shotgun sequence includes the following:
- a CDS encoding Eukaryotic aspartyl protease, whose amino-acid sequence is MLSTTLVASVFAGLVGAQSRSAMALTPSSDWYGVDGNWSTIELQVGTPGQSVNVLASTSLSELWVIGPGGCLGNESICNARGNVFTIAQSKSWKPLGAWQLGLDYLGYGGNGDYGLDKLSSTLLTGSTMRMDNMITASINSTNFYLGYLGLGITKGSFGNSVADSPLTQAVKNYGWIPSYSYGYTAGAYYMGASGTPCSVTLGGYDASRFVPHNVNFTLDPSDGLPNALVRGIEVSAGQDKALHAGWNTTTRILSNMSTSFSATIDSSTPYLWLPDAVCNQFAEAFNLTYNRTFNLYTVTNEQYADFKSGLSSYSFTFSFTSHDNSNDSGHPLTVPGVVNITITAAAFAQVLRYPFQGETIGLGEPPVPYFPLRRSSNLTDTFIIGRSFLQEAYLITKYDTGVFSLHQALFPDEPLQSLKLKNIAQPNDSPLARPPAQVNSQGGLSAAEMGGVAAGVVAACMIIFACWYFNHRRKKVRTTTRVLEDGKDAASSTTPDLPRSPVAKMFTKILGRKKTKKASANEAMGSTLQPAEIAADANQAVYELPVPVAPVELNGDDGKSVLEHNTVLGTDDTQNIDTYELARRNVEIQLRGPLPAYTPPENPSDFPPTEKAIRDMSPAVTSSPGEIGPVPSSLPASPSSPSSPVSCDKSSSTHGSLPSPMSSRAGEWSNRMSDLSSPSMEATSYHSHTFTVSNAGNTVPQPTPPESETLTSSSPNFSNTSPSILYPALPASPLPTHQRTLIDSSNVVCLGPLPEHISIPGPRTIPAPLTYRQGSSNMDVVVPQVLDASRVSTDTLGSNWTEFEEELMAQELTGQVTLQESIRSREEESDSLRSLHRLDGSEFIHIPQPAERRYSWER